Genomic DNA from Macadamia integrifolia cultivar HAES 741 chromosome 6, SCU_Mint_v3, whole genome shotgun sequence:
ttttttatttaccgcccttcttcctctcctgtTCCCTCTCCCCTTTTTCTCCCTGTGCGGCTGCCCTCCTGCCTCCTCATTGGCTGACTTCCATCTCTTGAAGTGAGTCCCAGTATATTGAGAAAACAACTGACTAACAGTCAAGAAGGCTCTTCCCACTAGCACAGCAGATCCGAAGTGTcggatttggggatttttcctCCCCGAGCTTGACCTTACACACAAGTTTCAGTGCCATGGAAGGTCTTCAGAATTTGGACACATTTTCTCTCCTCCAACCGGCAAACAGGAAATGAGTTGGAACTCTTCAAGGAGAACGTTAAACCGTTGAAGAAAGTTGTAATATTCGCCTCTTAAATAGTGACCTCAAATCCCAGTTTTTGATAATCGCCTTCAAAATCTCTCTTTTGGAACGGTAAGTCTCGAACGTTCTCTCTTTATCTTTGTAATCGCCCTGTTTCTTGTTATCTTTAGCAGGACTTGAGATTTTCAAGACCTAAAAGTGTTTTAGATGTTCCATGATTCATTCAGATTTTGCAGTCCCTAATTTGCTTTCGTGGGTGTAGAGGTTTACATCTCGTAAGGACTGGACAACTCAAAAGGTCAATTAATTTCTGTTCATTAGCTGTTCATGTGTTACAGAACTTAATGGAAAGCCACAACGAAGTGAGACATGTTAATGATATACATCAATTGTggagaaaagaaatataaaaaaaaggaagaacggTATAGCATGAAACAGAATCAGATGTATCCCCCAAAGAGAACCATAAGTGTGGAGAGTGGGGTTGGGGCAGGGAGGGGTGCGATGGGTTGAAATGCAGGGAGTAAGGCTGCAAAATTACAATATTAGTCCTTCTATCCTAATGACACATCATCATATAATGGGAAAAAAGTTCGGTTACAGATTCTGTTTgaattaatataaatatatatatatatatatattaataaatattgGTTGGGACTCAATTTTATATATGTTAAACCATGTTGGTTGATCTACAGAATCATGGTgtcgcccttttttttttgtctaaattaatatatatgtttttcgaaaactagaaaataatttataaaataaaaatttgaaaaataaggaaaaatttcTGTTagtttgaatgaaatttttttctgttttggtttgaaaaatattttttaatcgGTGGTAGCAGTCTTCCTCATCTTTCGAGCTTTGTTGGAACTCTGTGTTACCGACATAAAACTGGAGGAACGGCTTCGTAGGGGTCTTTTGAGTTATACCTTGGTTGTACTCTCAtagttgtaagttgtaacattTGTACACTTGTACGTGTACTTGTAAGTTTTGGAAAACTTTgacatttattaaattttttttcctatttcattCAATTTTAGGTGTTAGATTACATTATGTTTAAAGATGCTTAATTAGGATTTCCTTATAGTTCCGGAAAAAAAATCTGGCCATTTGATGACTGAAATGGTCAAATGAATCCAACCACCGTAACGAGTAGGGTTTTGGACACGTTTCGGTCGAAACCTGAATATATCGGTTTCTACCAAGATCGAACACAAAATTTCAACCTTGTTCCTTGCTGGCCAATTACCATTATAGATCAATATTGTGTATTTCATCTTCTTGATTGGTTGGTTGATTTATAATGGCCTTTCCTTGCTGGGCCAATTACCATTACATTCAATTTTGTGTTTTCTACTTTTCACCATCAATAACCATAACTGCCAGGCATTTATGTGATTTAAAGAAATCTCTCTGACATTGTTTGCAACTTTGCATGGCATATCATTCCATTTTGGAGTATTGTTTCAATTTTCATAAGGTTGGATCGAAGTTAAATTTATTTCCCAACCTTATTCCTACTTATATTATTTTCTCCATTATTTTTCTTCAGTTCTTTCACAACTCTTGCTGTTGTCGCAATCTCTAATCATCTGTGCTTCTTATATTTGGAGTTTGGACCATAGCGTAGAGGTTGCAGAGGTTGTGAACCTTTTGTAATATCCTGCACCCACTCAGTTCTGAACCTTGGTCTGTTTTTTAACTGGTGCTGAAACCCAAAAAGCTTTTAACTGCTTAACAATCTGGAATCTTGGATAGTTATTTGGCATGCCACCCATTTCTGAGCAATGAATCAATTGGTTCCCATTCTGAAGCTTTTTTAAGTATCCATTCACAATTTAGTAAGTCACCATTGCAGGACTGGAGAGATTTGTGGAGGCCAGAGCTTGCAGGGAAGATTTCAATGGTGGATTCTCCAAGAGAGGTTGTTGGTGCAGTTTTGAAATACATGGGAGCCTCATACAACACGAAAGACATAGAATCCCAAGTTAGCGGTGGCAGGAAAACTGTCATGCAGAATTTGGCAGTGCTTCAAAAACAGGTAATTTGTTGAATATGATTTTCAGGTTGTCATTTACTACCATTCATGGTTGTCTGGATTTAGCATGAGAACTAAACTGGTTGGACGATACTGATATAATGTTTTacaataaggaaataaaatatattattgaaaaaggttataatgaataaaataataacaatacaGCCAGAGCTGATGCAGAGCAGGGAAGAAGATCCATATGTATCAGGATTGCCATAATGTAATTTCTGGGTCGTTATTCATCTAACCAGTGTCTTAGCATTTGTGCAGttcagataaaatgaaatgagCATTTCCACATACTGCATATATTATGCATATTATGTCAGATAACAATGATCAATTGTTTTGCTGTTGTAAGGACCTGGCTGTGTTAATGATAATACCAAGTTGTTTCTGTTCAACTGGCTTTCTATAGGTCCGACTTTTTGATAGCGCATACTACCTAAAGGCTTTTGGAGTGGGAGATGTTTGGGTTGCTGTTGGATGGAGCAGTGATATTCTTCCTGCTGCCAAGAGGATGTCAAATGTTGCAGTTATTGTTCCCAAGTCTGGAGCTAGTTTGTGGGCAGATCTATGGGTAGGTCCTTGATCCTGTTTCTTCTCAAAGTCCTTTGGCATATGTTTGGATGCTTAAAGAATCTAGACTGCCACAGAATACGTCTTTATATCGGATTAGATGGTGCTAATCAAGCATCTACAGAGAGTTACTTCTGTTATCTCTCCCATTTGTGGTTCTAATTTAGACTGAAATTGTCAGAATTTCAGCGAaaggatttggttttgacacGAGTCAAAACGTAATCATATGTGAAACACTGGGTAGTCCAGATTTTGGCGAAATTTTGACTCGTACTGGTGAAATTTCGGTCGTTTCGactcattttgaaaaaaatttggtCATTTTGATTCATTTCAGAGAAATTTCAAACTTGGACCTATATATAAAAGCAAGGCTTGGACGAAATTTCAACTCATTTCGTCAAATTTAGAGGTTTTGCACCCTTTTGCCTGAGCTCTGGAACTGctagaaaatgaagaaatttttcTGTTGAATTTAGGCTTGGTGGTTAACTATGGAGCATCCACTCTAACATTTTGGGtggatttgaaacatcattttggcAAAATTTCCACCTATAGAACTACTGTGATGGATTTGAACagccccccccctcccccccccccccaaaaaaaaaatctgatgatTTAAACATGTGTAATCATACTTACATAGGCACAAAAGTTTCAGAGAAAAATTGAATTCGACTTCTCATGTTAAAACCtcattttaaattattgaaaagTCCCAATAAACTGATTAGAGTTCTAACTCCCCCAATCCAAAAACTGTGGTTCTCAGAAGTTTCTCCTTCCTTTATTATCATCGCTCGAGGTCTCGGTTTTCCCCCGGCCGAAAACTgagatctggcgagatctcGGTGAAACCATGTATTTTTTGATAGAACAACTCAGGAAAACTTGGGGATGGGTTTCGGTGGCCGTATGGCCAAGTTAGACCCTGAAATTTGTCATCTAGCATGTTtcaggccttctaaacacagtggaaacattaaatttttaaaaatcagacccaaaatggtactttcaTTGCAGACCCTAGGTTGTAATGTATATGAAGTAGGTGAGCTCTACCTTGGCTATTCCACACAATATCTATTACTTTTAAAAGACATATAATTCAAGTAAAATCGTAGTACAACTTAGGCATAAGGAATTAAAAAACGTCAAAAATGGTTTGTTATACATGGATGACTGATATACATATAGCCACATATATCATATGAGAGTGAACAATAGACAATAGTATAGGACAATAAAAGTGGATGACTACCTTATGCTCATCCTGGAGTCCTAGACTCCTAGTACTGAAATGAATGCCGGGCCGGATCATCATAACCATCATATTGTTGTTGCTGTGTTGAATCAAGTTTTGCTCTGATTGAATCACAAACGCTGGCCATGTCTTTGTATGCTAGAAGTAATACTTGAAGTCTTCCACAGCAGCTCTATAAAGATCATCATCAGTACTTTCCTATTGAGCTTGAACTTGCTAAATCTCCATATTGAGCTGGTTGATCACACAGCTGATTTGGATGATGAGTTGGACCAAATGCGTCCTAAGCTGTATAGCATgacttaaaattttttaaatttgtgaATGTGGAATTTCTGAGAAGATGGATGCTTTGTTTTCATGACTGTTGTTGCcctggtttcaaattttttcttcttattcttccatCTGCCCCTGTATTTTGGAGATATGACACGTGTACCTGGCTGTTAGTAAAAGGATAGTTACATCCGTACATTTGTTGAGTTGAGGTGAGTTTGAGTTTATTCATGTTACAATTCCAATGCTTCTTTTTGTTGATTAGTTAGAGCTTTCATTCAGTAAGAACAAGTAGTTATGGCCTCTGTAGTGTCCTGGGCCTGGACAGAACACCCACTAGAGTTCCAAAATTTCAAGATTTGAACCATTTCACGCCTATATAACATAGTGCTTCACTGCTACTGCTGTTTTACTACTTCAAATACAGAAGAACACATAAATGTAGGCTCTGTGCAGGCAATTCCTTCTGCATCTAGATTTTCTACAAATCGAATTGGTGGGCGAGTCAGAGGTCCTTCCCCATTAATCTACCAATGGATGGAATTTTGTTTGCAAGTTGCAAGAGCATTACCTTTCAAGCAGGAAGTAGTCCCAGGTGCTTCTCCCTTTACCCCTGAAGAACCTTCCGTTGAAGCATCTCTAGAGTCAACTAGGAGGAGACCAAAGCTTGAGACAAACCTCATTGCTGGGGTACCTCCACCCGAAATATTATCCAGGTGTGAGTTTCTGGAGCCATTGACAGAAGCTACATTATCAGATTACCAGTGGCTGATCGCAAGCATGAAGAAACCTGCTCATGGTGTGAAAGAAACTCTGCAACATTATATCTCTTCAATGACTAATTCCTTTGGGTGGAAGCCAGAAGAAACATAATCTAAGCAGATGGGCTTCTGATGCTTAGTCTGTCTTTAGCCTGCCACAAAGTCTGCAGAGAATCTTCAaatttggttcaaaccatgatCTTTAATGGGTTTCATCACAGGCCATTGTTAGAAGCAGAAGAATGAGGCTTTGACAGTTTTGACCACATTTCACTTCTGTAAATGTTATCATAGCAATGGAATCTGTTTTGTAGAATTTTGTTATTGACAAATACGGGTGGTTGTTTTTCTTCCAATCTCTCTCTCGTGTAAATGTTCATATTGCTGTATACAGATCACAACTAATGAGATATAGAGGGGTCACCTGTTCATGGTATATCTGAGAACGCCTAATGATcaagatttccctttttttcttcttgttgctgGATTTCTCATTTGTACACATTTCTGTATTTTCAGAGCCTCAAGTGAGGTACAAACATTGGAATTGTACCATTAAAagttttgtttggttgcaacgGAAATTTAAGAGAAGGAAGTGGAATTTTAAAcctatgtaatcattaccctacAGGATTATATTACTAACTCCAAGTTATTCCATTTTTAGttataaaaattcattttactttGGGTCTAAATCCCTTTGatttgaaagtaaaataaaaactacatttaaAAGGCATGTACCATATATATATGGTAAGAATGGACCCTGTCTAAATCCCTTTGatttgaaagtaaaataaaaactacatttaaAAGGCATGTACCTATATATATGGTAAGAATGGACCCTGTCTAAATCCCTTTGatttgaaagtaaaataaaacttACATTTAAAAGGCATTATTACTATATGGCACCTGTTGGCATGAACCCTGGCACCCTGTTGgcatcttccttcttctcacCTCTCGTCGGATTCTCTACTCCTCAGGTTGTCCCAGATCTGCAGTTGTtgccttgatcctttttttGGGAGAATGGACCCCCAACTTCCCCCCTCATTTGGTTGACCTTTGGTCCTACCTTCCTCCCACCCCTCCTGGCCACCGGGGTAGAGAGGATAAAATCACTTGGCTCCCTTACCCATCTGGGATATCCTCCTCCGCCTTTGCGCGGAACAATATTCATACTCCGGGAACCTCTATCACATGGCGTAACATTGTTTGGTTTATAAGCCATATCCATCGCCATAACTTCACTGATTGTTGGTTTATAGGTCATATCCCTCACCATTGCTTTATTGCTTGGCGCtccctctccaactgcctccctacgCAGGCCTTCCTCATCCATCACCACGTTCTGATCTCCCTTTCTTGTTGCCTCTGTTGGAACGGGGTTAAAAATATTGaccatctttcttctctttcctctactCTGTGGAAGAAGGTTCCTCGTAGTTGTTCGGCAATCCATAGATCTCCCCTCCCCTTGTGCAGAAAATGGATCTAGGTGGATATGACCTTCCACGGCTCCATCATTTGTGACACGGTAGGGAAACTGGCATTTTGTGCTACCATCacccatatttggatggagtgcaatcttcgtagatggattTCCAATGCTCGCTCctttgagaagatttggaaaactatctactttgatgttagctctaAACTTTGTTGCCTCCACCTTGGCAAGGCGCCTGACTCTCTAAAGAATAGGCATATTGTTGCCTCCTGTGGTCTACCCCTTTCCTCCTCTGCGCCCCCCCCTCCCAAATTCCCCGCCTGCCCTTAATGTATTCTCTTGGTTGTTTTAAGTTGGCTCAGCCGTGGCTATTCCTCTTCGTAGGCCTCCTCTTGGCCTCCTCTTggccttgcctttcttgtacgCTTTGTGGATTttgcctccccccccccccttctcttttcccccttttttattaatccattttttttaaatagttagGATAATGATtattaaagttttattttttaggtttaaaattttcaattcccTTACCTTTAATTTTCCTTAAAACCAAGCGGAATAGGCAAAGAAAATTCATTACTAAAAAGAGCAAGTGTTTACATTACGGGTTACATTACGAGTTATATCAATACTACAAATATGAAATATCTAAAGCTGACTCACTGGGAGGAATCCTTCTGGCTCATGATCCCTCTTACCATAACCAACACGTCTCTTAGCTCACTCTTCCTTATTGGTTTATCTAGCCAACCCACCTACCATAGAGTTATTAACCATATGTaacttctttctttatttatccCTTTCTCAGTGGGATCTTTATCTTGTAACTTTGTGTATATAAACACACATATGATTTCAATAAAATCACTACATTCAATCTATCTCTTGCATTATTTTACATAATATGTTTGTTTATAGGAGACCTACATTGGATGAAGGTTTCACGTCTTATAGATCCTTTTACTGGAGAAAGGTTTCATGTCAGATTTCTTTGTCAGCAGTGATTTCATAAGAATGCAAGTTATGGGAAGCTTCCTGTTATTGCTCTTTCATTCCTGTTTTGATATAAAGAATGCACGAAAAAACCTATAATTGGCCAGGGTGTAATTCTTCTCCAGTTGAAAGAAGAATAACCCACAAAGTACACCCAccgttttgttttgttttgtttcaccAGTACTGGAGCCATGGTCTTGGCCGGGCTGGGTTCAATTTTGTGTATAAGATTTGAACTAAGATTAACACAAAACCAACCTGGCTAGGTTAGATGGTGATTGGTTTTTTcgccatttttattttattttatttttttaaggataaACTTCAACTTGCATTTTTAATAGCACAAAATCATTCAAATATCAGTGagctaattaaaaaaaattatagacgCCACCCTTGGCTTGTTGGGAAAGTCCAAAACTTTTAATAGTggagatctaagatcaaatctgGTCTTAGGGGGGGTGTTAATAGGTTTCATTTAAGTTATTGGTCCGGTTTTTAATTGGTTCTGGCCTCTTGAGAGCAGGACTAGAACTATAACCAACCAATTAAATAGAGTCCGATATATGTAGACCTTGGCAAATTGGGAACCACATGTTCTTATGTTGTTCAGTGGGTGTTTCCGATTGAAATACATTCCAtcacaaccacaaccacaaccacaaccatcttctcctccttcatCATCGTCCACTGTGGACTTTGCAGAGCCAAAGCCCTTAGAATTGGAGTCGTTTACCGCCAATTGATTAATGAAATACTCTTAAAAATTACTATCTTATCATTTTCTTACTACTTATTGTGTGTATCTTCTTTACCAAAAggagacaaaaaataaaataaaattgtggGTATCCTCACCGCCAGATCAATGTGTATCCAAACAAAGTTCCCATCCTTCCCTCGAATGAGTACTACATCGTTACTGAGAAAAATGGCAATGAACATTACCATTCTAAAGAATCCACACAAAACAGAGCCATTGGGATGAATATAACCGAATAAAGTAAGCCTACTACAAAAGAAAAACTAGAAGCCTCATCATGAAGTACTGCTAAAAGGAAAAACTAGAAAATTCTTCAATAAAGAAAAACctagaaaaaagggaaatgcCAACCCTAAAACTGAACCAGTTGGAATTTCATTGATATCACCATTCGGTTGCCATTAATATAAATCCACGAAGTCAGCTATATGATCCGTCGTCAGATGAAAGGCAGTTGGAATTTAATATTCGAAACTCAAGAGGTGCAAAAAGATAAGTACCTCTTCAACCGTGCCACACCTCTACACACACGTGTGTGTAGGGTACATGAGCTTTCGAGGGGGATTAGTCGGGCCAAACTGGCAAAGGTCTAGACACCCTTGTtggcaaaataaaaaaaatataaaatgattctTATATAACAGGGTATCCATGTATGGTATTTTTGTTTCTGTGAAACATGTAAAATTCTAGTTCTTATTATATGGGATCCATCCCATCACTGCAAAAAGAACCTgtcactctttctctctcccaaaattCTAATTAACAAGCTGGATAAGCTAATAAAAAATGCAAGATACATGGCTTGATCTTATGATAAAAAAACCATAAGTGATCAGCTACAATTTGTAAGTGCGATATTACTTCAAAGAGTTCTCGATATCAATCACAAAACGGTACTTCACATCACTCTTTATCATCCTCTCAAGTGCTTCATTTACATATTGAATGGGAATCACTTCAATCTCTGGATATATTTTGTTGGCAGCACAGAAATCTATCATTTCCTGTCTCAATTTAGTACCACCTGTGGCACTTCCTGAGATGCTTCTCATACCTGCAAGTTATTCATACATTAAGCCTCAGTTATATTAATCAACTACCTACCATTCATGCTTTAATATATTGAGTGCCACATTGTATAACCAATcc
This window encodes:
- the LOC122082445 gene encoding uncharacterized protein LOC122082445 isoform X3 yields the protein MALLPLPTHKDPFFQSQNASLPSSHVLYSLKPLFLQHKNLRFSQNLFTISAFKNLSPFSQPKTFSKVPPSRSETLKVHPALLQFAASAIIFVGFAARACAGNPGQIPTVTATVSTAVQEEKIGEKAHVGNDSVESNSDSFTTDNHGVGKSDVLGNIQDEKLKAALESWKSKTYALTVPLRVVALRGSVPPSWLKVYLRRNNNGELYSRGEIWAVPYRWGSMVIAYKKSKFQKHNLAPIEDWRDLWRPELAGKISMVDSPREVVGAVLKYMGASYNTKDIESQVSGGRKTVMQNLAVLQKQVRLFDSAYYLKAFGVGDVWVAVGWSSDILPAAKRMSNVAVIVPKSGASLWADLWAIPSASRFSTNRIGGRVRGPSPLIYQWMEFCLQVARALPFKQEVVPGASPFTPEEPSVEASLESTRRRPKLETNLIAGVPPPEILSRCEFLEPLTEATLSDYQWLIASMKKPAHGVKETLQHYISSMTNSFGWKPEET